One segment of Dolichospermum sp. DET69 DNA contains the following:
- a CDS encoding glycosyltransferase family 2 protein — MNQPIYSLVIPIYNEEENITEMYRRLHHIMEQLDGDVELILIDDGSRDRSLSMMRELHHHDHRVHYLSLARNFGHQIAVTAGLNFVQGKCIIVMDADLQDPPELILSMIDKWHQGYQVVYAQRLSRQQESLLKRLTAYLFYRILRRLAKVDIPVDTGDFCLMDRQVVDILNAMPERNRYIRGLRAWVGFRQTSVLFERSPRFAGDVKYTFGKSLSLAIDGIISFSIVPLRLATYLGLLSAAIALIMILLVLYWRIFTPVSHLIGYTLITISMFFLGSVQLICIGILGEYIGRIYEEVKGRPLYTLRESGGFTKI, encoded by the coding sequence TCCCCATTTATAACGAAGAAGAAAATATCACAGAGATGTATCGTCGGTTACATCATATCATGGAACAGTTAGACGGTGATGTTGAATTGATTTTAATTGATGATGGTAGCCGCGATCGCTCCTTAAGCATGATGCGCGAATTACACCATCATGATCATCGAGTTCATTACCTCAGTCTAGCCCGAAATTTTGGGCATCAAATCGCCGTCACCGCAGGTTTGAACTTTGTCCAAGGCAAATGTATCATTGTCATGGATGCTGACTTGCAAGATCCACCAGAATTAATTTTATCAATGATTGACAAATGGCATCAAGGATACCAAGTAGTATATGCCCAACGTTTATCCCGGCAACAAGAAAGTTTACTCAAACGCTTAACTGCGTATCTTTTTTATCGCATTCTTCGACGCTTGGCTAAAGTTGATATTCCTGTTGATACAGGGGACTTCTGTTTAATGGATAGACAGGTAGTAGATATTCTTAATGCTATGCCAGAGCGAAACCGCTATATTCGGGGTTTACGTGCTTGGGTAGGTTTCCGACAAACATCGGTATTATTTGAAAGAAGTCCTCGTTTTGCTGGAGATGTTAAATATACCTTTGGTAAATCTTTATCTTTAGCAATTGATGGTATTATTTCCTTCTCCATAGTTCCATTAAGACTAGCAACTTATTTAGGGCTTTTATCTGCTGCTATTGCCTTAATTATGATCTTACTTGTCCTTTATTGGCGAATATTTACCCCAGTATCTCATTTAATTGGCTATACATTAATTACAATTTCTATGTTTTTCTTAGGTTCAGTTCAGTTAATTTGTATTGGTATTTTAGGTGAATATATTGGTCGAATTTACGAAGAAGTCAAAGGCCGTCCCCTTTATACACTGAGAGAAAGTGGAGGTTTTACAAAAATTTGA